In Nocardioides sp. InS609-2, a single genomic region encodes these proteins:
- the raiA gene encoding ribosome-associated translation inhibitor RaiA: MEVVVTGRHCEVSDRFRSHVSEKLARLEKHDHRIIRVAVEIEQEKNPRQHDRATRVELTAFSKGPVIRAEAAAEDKMGALDLALDKMASQMRRAADRRRIHRGRHTPVSVGQALADAAPDSEPSTTTSDGDTVIQRLVGPITVTGDGPLVVREKSHPASPMTLDQALYEMELVGHDFYLFVDKESERPAVVYRRRGYDYGVISLEVNEAAD, translated from the coding sequence ATGGAGGTTGTGGTCACGGGACGACACTGCGAGGTGTCCGACAGGTTCCGAAGTCACGTCTCAGAGAAGCTCGCCCGGCTCGAGAAGCACGATCATCGAATCATCCGGGTCGCCGTTGAGATCGAGCAGGAGAAGAACCCTCGACAACACGACCGCGCCACGCGCGTGGAGCTCACCGCCTTCTCCAAGGGACCGGTGATCCGGGCCGAGGCAGCCGCCGAGGACAAGATGGGCGCGCTGGACCTCGCGTTGGACAAGATGGCCTCGCAGATGCGCCGGGCCGCTGACCGCCGCCGCATCCACCGCGGCAGGCACACCCCCGTCTCGGTCGGACAGGCACTGGCCGATGCTGCGCCGGACTCCGAGCCGTCGACCACGACGAGCGACGGCGACACGGTGATCCAACGCCTGGTCGGTCCGATCACGGTGACCGGCGACGGACCCCTGGTGGTGCGCGAGAAATCGCACCCGGCGTCACCCATGACTCTCGACCAGGCGCTCTACGAGATGGAGCTGGTCGGCCACGACTTCTACCTGTTCGTCGACAAGGAGAGCGAGCGACCTGCGGTCGTCTACCGCCGTCGTGGCTACGACTACGGAGTCATCTCCCTCGAGGTCAACGAGGCCGCCGACTAG